One part of the Marinobacter sp. MDS2 genome encodes these proteins:
- the glmS gene encoding glutamine--fructose-6-phosphate transaminase (isomerizing), giving the protein MCGIVGAVSERDVQGILLEGLRRLEYRGYDSAGMAVVGAEAQVQRAREVGKVAALADAIEANPVAGHMGIAHTRWATHGEPSQLNAHPHMSGERLALVHNGIIENYQELRDELKAEGYEFTSQTDTEVVAHLINKHYQADNNLYKAVKTAMTRLRGAYALAVVHADEPDHMVVSREGSPLVIGVGIGENFIASDQLALLPVTDRFMFLEEGDIADIRKDKIAIEDRDGNVVERSITRFEHASDSADKGEYRHYMLKEIYEQPKVVKATMTGRITDSRVLEQALGTDAAKLLENVRHVQIIACGTSYHAGMVARYWIEELAGVPCSVEVASEFRYRKHVIQQDTLFLCISQSGETADTLAALRQAKKAGFRAALAICNVPGSSLVRESDLVIMTQAGPEIGVASTKAFTTQLVALLLFSVALARHNGLSEEKEAEIVEALHLVPGQVSDVLALDGEIETMSKAFMDKNHSLFLGRGSQYPVAMEGALKLKEISYIHAEAYPAGELKHGPLALVDSEMPVVTVAPNNDLVEKLKSNLEEVRARGGELFVFADKAAGVKAEPGIHVMQLPSVHEITAPIVYTVPLQLLSYHVAVLKGTDVDQPRNLAKSVTVE; this is encoded by the coding sequence ATGTGTGGGATTGTAGGAGCGGTATCTGAACGGGATGTCCAGGGAATTCTGCTGGAGGGCCTTCGCCGTCTCGAGTATCGGGGTTACGACTCCGCGGGTATGGCCGTTGTCGGGGCCGAGGCCCAGGTTCAGCGCGCCCGGGAAGTTGGTAAAGTTGCTGCCTTGGCAGACGCGATCGAAGCCAATCCCGTTGCCGGCCACATGGGCATTGCCCACACCCGTTGGGCCACCCACGGTGAACCGTCACAGCTGAACGCGCACCCGCATATGTCGGGTGAGCGCCTGGCTCTCGTGCACAACGGTATCATCGAAAACTATCAGGAACTGCGCGATGAACTCAAAGCCGAAGGCTACGAGTTCACCTCCCAGACCGATACCGAAGTGGTTGCGCACCTGATCAACAAGCATTATCAGGCCGACAACAACCTGTACAAGGCGGTAAAAACGGCAATGACCCGTCTGCGCGGCGCTTACGCCCTGGCGGTCGTGCACGCCGACGAGCCGGATCATATGGTGGTGTCTCGTGAAGGCAGCCCGCTGGTTATCGGTGTGGGCATTGGCGAAAACTTCATTGCGTCTGACCAACTGGCCTTGTTGCCGGTAACCGACCGTTTCATGTTCCTGGAAGAAGGCGACATCGCCGACATCCGCAAGGACAAGATCGCCATCGAAGACCGCGACGGTAACGTGGTTGAACGCAGCATCACCCGCTTTGAGCATGCGTCGGATTCGGCCGATAAAGGCGAATACCGCCACTACATGCTGAAAGAAATCTACGAGCAGCCAAAGGTGGTGAAAGCCACCATGACCGGCCGCATCACAGATAGCCGCGTTCTGGAACAAGCGCTGGGTACCGATGCCGCCAAGCTGCTGGAAAATGTGCGTCACGTGCAGATTATTGCCTGCGGTACCTCTTACCACGCCGGTATGGTCGCGCGTTACTGGATCGAAGAACTGGCCGGAGTGCCCTGTTCGGTTGAAGTGGCCTCCGAGTTCCGCTACCGCAAACACGTGATTCAGCAGGACACTCTGTTCCTGTGCATTTCACAGTCGGGCGAAACGGCCGACACCCTGGCGGCTCTGCGGCAGGCCAAAAAAGCCGGCTTCCGCGCGGCACTGGCCATTTGCAACGTACCGGGCAGCTCCTTGGTGCGTGAATCCGACCTGGTGATCATGACCCAGGCCGGCCCGGAAATTGGCGTGGCCTCTACCAAGGCCTTCACCACCCAGCTGGTAGCCTTGTTGTTGTTCTCGGTGGCCTTGGCCCGTCACAACGGCCTGAGCGAAGAGAAAGAAGCTGAAATCGTTGAAGCTTTGCACCTGGTGCCCGGCCAAGTGAGCGACGTTCTGGCATTGGACGGCGAAATCGAGACTATGTCCAAAGCCTTCATGGACAAGAACCACAGCCTGTTCCTGGGCCGTGGCTCTCAGTACCCGGTGGCGATGGAAGGTGCGCTTAAGCTTAAGGAAATCTCCTACATCCACGCCGAAGCCTACCCGGCCGGCGAGCTGAAGCACGGACCGCTGGCGCTGGTGGACAGTGAGATGCCGGTGGTGACGGTTGCCCCCAACAACGACTTGGTTGAGAAGCTCAAATCCAACCTGGAAGAAGTGCGTGCCCGTGGCGGCGAGCTGTTTGTGTTTGCTGACAAAGCCGCTGGCGTGAAAGCCGAGCCCGGCATTCATGTAATGCAGCTGCCGTCGGTCCATGAAATCACCGCACCAATCGTCTACACCGTGCCTCTGCAGTTGCTGTCGTACCATGTCGCGGTACTGAAAGGCACCGACGTAGACCAGCCTCGTAACCTCGCCAAGAGCGTGACGGTCGAATAA
- a CDS encoding F0F1 ATP synthase subunit epsilon — protein sequence MAMTVHCDVVSAEEKIYSGLVEMLIATGTEGELGIQFGHAPLLSALKPGAVRIIKQGGAEEILYVSGGYIEVQPNLVTLMADSAVRAKDVDEAAALEAQKEAEKALANKSGEFEYSRAAAELAEAAAQLRTIQKLRKNLR from the coding sequence ATGGCTATGACCGTACATTGTGACGTCGTAAGTGCCGAAGAGAAAATTTACTCCGGTCTGGTGGAGATGTTAATCGCCACCGGCACCGAGGGTGAGCTTGGTATTCAGTTTGGCCATGCTCCGCTACTGTCTGCGCTCAAGCCGGGCGCAGTGCGGATCATCAAACAGGGTGGCGCTGAGGAAATTCTGTACGTATCCGGTGGATACATCGAAGTACAGCCGAACCTCGTGACCCTGATGGCCGACTCTGCAGTTCGTGCTAAAGACGTAGACGAAGCTGCAGCTCTGGAAGCCCAGAAGGAAGCCGAGAAGGCACTGGCGAACAAATCAGGTGAGTTTGAATACTCCCGGGCCGCAGCAGAGCTGGCAGAAGCCGCCGCTCAGCTGCGCACTATCCAGAAACTGCGCAAGAACCTGCGATAA
- a CDS encoding F0F1 ATP synthase subunit delta — MAELTTLARPYAKAVFKAAQDQNAVDQWDQALAFAAQVAADQEVVNILANPGLSEQRKAELFADCFEEPLPEALRNFLLILAENKRLALLPEVSALFALYRADLEQSVKLTIDTAFELSGDEQQKLIDALSRKLERKVELETAVDQSLIGGVVVRTGDLVIDASVRGKLARMAKALGS; from the coding sequence ATGGCAGAACTAACTACGTTAGCCCGACCCTACGCGAAAGCCGTTTTTAAAGCCGCGCAGGACCAGAATGCCGTTGATCAGTGGGATCAGGCTCTGGCTTTCGCAGCTCAGGTTGCGGCTGACCAAGAGGTAGTGAACATCCTGGCCAATCCTGGCCTGTCTGAGCAACGCAAGGCGGAACTCTTCGCAGACTGTTTTGAAGAGCCGCTGCCTGAAGCACTCAGAAACTTCCTGTTGATTCTTGCTGAAAACAAGCGTCTGGCCCTGTTACCAGAAGTTTCTGCGTTATTCGCTCTGTATCGTGCAGATCTGGAGCAATCCGTTAAGCTGACAATCGATACCGCATTCGAGCTGTCGGGCGACGAGCAACAGAAACTGATTGACGCATTGTCCAGAAAGCTGGAGCGCAAGGTTGAGCTTGAAACCGCAGTGGATCAGTCTCTGATCGGCGGCGTGGTAGTACGCACAGGCGACCTGGTTATCGACGCTTCAGTCCGTGGCAAGCTGGCCAGAATGGCCAAAGCTCTGGGCTCCTGA
- the nhaB gene encoding sodium/proton antiporter NhaB: protein MPNSIVSGFKSNFLGNAPVWYKQVILLFLIANPIVMYVFGPGVAGWLLIGEFIFTLAMALKCYPLLPGGLLAVEALLIGLTTADAVYNEVLTNFPVILLLMFMVAGIYFMKELLLVTFTQILVGVRSKSALSLLFCIAAAILSAFLDALTVTAVIISVAVGFYSVYHKVASGKGYQQKDHNANSDDDVVELHREDLENFRAFLRSLLMHGAIGTALGGVATMVGEPQNLLIAKVVGWDFAGFFLHMAPVSLPVLVAGLCTCWALEKLRWFGYGGRLPKPVRRVLEEFAENERTSRTASDKAALWVQAAAAVVLVLGLALHIAEVGLIGLLVIILITSFTGVIDEHKIGKAFQESLPFTSLLVVFFAVVAVIHEQHLFKPIIDYVLSLPEGQQPGMFFLANGILSMISDNVFVATVYISEVKQALDSGSISYEHFQTLAVAINTGTNLPSVATPNGQAAFLFLLTSAIAPLVRLSYGKMVIMAFPYTLVMGGVGLYMVTHAF, encoded by the coding sequence ATGCCCAACTCCATCGTGTCCGGCTTTAAAAGTAACTTCCTCGGCAACGCCCCCGTCTGGTACAAACAAGTCATCCTGTTGTTTTTGATCGCCAATCCCATCGTGATGTACGTGTTCGGGCCGGGCGTTGCGGGCTGGTTGTTGATTGGTGAGTTTATTTTCACATTGGCAATGGCGCTCAAATGTTACCCGTTGCTGCCGGGCGGGTTGCTGGCGGTGGAAGCCTTGCTGATTGGCCTGACCACCGCCGATGCGGTTTACAACGAAGTGCTCACCAACTTCCCGGTGATTCTGCTGCTGATGTTCATGGTGGCGGGCATCTATTTCATGAAGGAGCTATTGCTGGTTACCTTCACCCAAATACTGGTGGGTGTGCGCTCCAAATCGGCACTCTCGTTGCTCTTTTGTATTGCCGCTGCGATCTTGTCCGCGTTTCTTGACGCACTCACCGTTACGGCAGTGATCATCAGTGTTGCGGTCGGGTTCTACTCGGTGTATCACAAGGTTGCCTCCGGTAAGGGATATCAGCAAAAAGATCACAACGCCAACAGTGACGATGACGTGGTTGAACTGCACCGGGAAGATCTCGAAAACTTCCGTGCCTTTTTGCGCAGCCTGCTGATGCACGGGGCCATTGGTACCGCGCTCGGTGGTGTGGCCACCATGGTCGGGGAGCCGCAAAACCTGCTGATTGCTAAAGTGGTGGGCTGGGATTTTGCGGGCTTCTTCTTGCACATGGCGCCGGTGAGCTTGCCGGTTCTCGTGGCCGGGCTGTGTACCTGTTGGGCACTGGAGAAACTGCGCTGGTTTGGCTACGGCGGCCGTTTGCCGAAACCCGTGCGCCGGGTGCTGGAAGAGTTTGCCGAAAACGAGCGCACCAGCCGCACGGCTTCCGATAAAGCCGCGCTCTGGGTTCAGGCCGCTGCGGCGGTGGTGCTGGTATTGGGGCTTGCGCTCCACATTGCTGAAGTGGGGCTGATTGGCTTGCTGGTGATCATTCTGATCACCTCGTTCACCGGCGTGATTGATGAGCACAAAATCGGTAAAGCCTTCCAGGAATCGCTGCCGTTTACCTCATTGTTGGTGGTGTTCTTCGCCGTGGTGGCGGTGATCCACGAGCAGCACCTGTTCAAGCCGATTATCGACTACGTTCTGAGCCTGCCGGAAGGCCAGCAGCCGGGCATGTTCTTCCTTGCCAACGGCATACTGTCCATGATCAGCGACAACGTGTTTGTCGCAACGGTGTACATCAGTGAAGTGAAGCAAGCGCTGGATAGCGGCAGCATCAGTTACGAACACTTCCAGACCTTGGCCGTAGCCATCAACACCGGCACCAACCTGCCCAGCGTAGCCACACCCAATGGCCAAGCGGCGTTTCTGTTCTTGCTGACCTCGGCGATTGCGCCTCTGGTGCGTTTGTCCTACGGCAAGATGGTTATTATGGCCTTCCCTTACACATTGGTGATGGGCGGCGTCGGCTTGTATATGGTCACTCACGCTTTCTGA
- the atpA gene encoding F0F1 ATP synthase subunit alpha yields MQQLNPSEISDIIKKRIEKLDISSEAKNEGTILSVSDGIVLIHGLADVMYGEMIEFANGTYGMALNLERDSVGAVVLGDYQDLAEGQKVRCTGRILEVPVGNELLGRVVDGLGNPIDGKGELGNTQTSPVEKVAPGVIARQSVDEPVQTGLKAIDTMVPIGRGQRELIIGDRQIGKTAVAIDAIINQKNTGIKCIYVAVGQKQSSIAAVVRKLEEHGAMDHTIIVAAGAADPAAMQFLAPYSGTSMGEFFRDRGEDALIVYDDLSKQAVAYRQISLLLRRPPGREAYPGDVFYLHSRLLERASRINAEEVEKLTNGEVKGKTGSLTALPIIETQAGDVSAFVPTNVISITDGQIFLETNLFNSGIRPAMNAGISVSRVGGAAQTKIMKKLGGSIRLALAQYRELAAFAQFASDLDEATRKQLEHGQRVTELMKQNQYSPMTVAEMGTVLFAANEGFLDDVDVDKVVNFEAQLLDWMRAEQKELLDQIGPEGKFNDDIAAGLKAALEKFKTTQSW; encoded by the coding sequence ATGCAGCAACTGAATCCATCCGAGATCAGTGACATCATCAAGAAGAGAATCGAGAAACTCGACATCTCTTCCGAAGCAAAGAACGAAGGTACGATCCTTTCCGTTTCTGACGGTATCGTACTGATTCACGGTCTGGCCGACGTTATGTACGGCGAGATGATTGAATTTGCCAACGGCACTTACGGTATGGCGCTGAACCTTGAGCGTGATTCTGTTGGTGCGGTTGTTCTGGGCGACTACCAGGACCTGGCCGAAGGTCAGAAGGTTCGTTGTACGGGTCGTATCCTGGAAGTACCGGTTGGTAACGAACTGCTGGGCCGTGTAGTAGACGGTCTGGGTAACCCGATCGACGGTAAGGGCGAGCTGGGTAACACTCAGACGTCTCCTGTTGAGAAGGTTGCACCGGGCGTTATCGCTCGTCAGTCCGTTGACGAGCCGGTTCAGACCGGTCTGAAAGCGATCGACACCATGGTACCTATCGGTCGTGGCCAGCGTGAGCTGATCATCGGTGACCGTCAGATTGGTAAGACCGCTGTTGCGATCGACGCGATCATCAACCAGAAGAACACTGGCATCAAGTGTATCTACGTTGCGGTTGGTCAGAAGCAGTCGTCCATCGCTGCGGTTGTGCGCAAGCTCGAAGAGCACGGCGCTATGGACCACACCATCATCGTTGCCGCTGGCGCTGCCGATCCTGCAGCTATGCAGTTCCTGGCTCCGTACTCCGGTACCTCCATGGGTGAATTCTTCCGTGACCGCGGTGAAGACGCTCTGATCGTATACGATGATCTGTCCAAGCAGGCTGTTGCTTATCGTCAGATTTCCCTGTTGCTGCGTCGTCCGCCAGGACGTGAAGCATACCCGGGTGACGTATTCTACCTGCACTCCCGTCTGCTGGAGCGTGCTTCTCGCATCAACGCTGAAGAAGTAGAAAAGCTGACCAACGGCGAAGTGAAAGGCAAGACCGGTTCCTTGACCGCGCTGCCGATCATCGAAACTCAGGCGGGTGACGTTTCTGCGTTCGTTCCGACCAACGTGATCTCCATCACCGACGGTCAGATCTTCCTGGAAACCAACCTGTTTAACTCCGGTATCCGTCCTGCAATGAACGCAGGTATCTCGGTATCGCGGGTAGGTGGTGCAGCTCAGACCAAGATCATGAAGAAGCTCGGCGGCAGCATCCGTCTGGCACTGGCTCAGTACCGTGAACTGGCGGCATTCGCCCAGTTCGCTTCTGATCTTGATGAAGCGACCCGTAAGCAGCTTGAGCATGGTCAGCGCGTAACCGAGCTGATGAAGCAGAACCAGTACAGCCCAATGACTGTGGCTGAAATGGGTACTGTGCTGTTCGCAGCGAACGAAGGCTTCCTTGACGATGTTGACGTAGACAAGGTTGTGAACTTTGAAGCACAACTTCTGGACTGGATGCGTGCCGAGCAGAAAGAACTGCTCGACCAGATCGGTCCTGAAGGTAAGTTCAACGACGACATCGCTGCCGGCCTGAAAGCTGCTCTGGAGAAATTCAAGACCACTCAGAGCTGGTAA
- the glmU gene encoding bifunctional UDP-N-acetylglucosamine diphosphorylase/glucosamine-1-phosphate N-acetyltransferase GlmU — protein sequence MNPLHVVILAAGQGSRMKSALPKVLHPVAGKAMLHHVVETAKQLGAEKIHTVIGHGADQVRASLQDDSVNWVLQTEQLGTGHAVAQALPDLPDDARVLVLYGDVPLTSKDTLQGMVQELNEERLALLTVDLDNPQGYGRIVRSAEGQVQAIVEQKDATAEQQAIKEVNTGILAVSAKHLKSWLPTLSNSNAQGEYYLTDIIAMSVEHGLSVAVSQPKTAFEVQGVNNRLQLAELERWYQFQQAERLMTNGATLADPSRVDVRGELTIGNDLWIDVNVVFEGKVSLGSNVSIGPGCVIKDATIADGAEIKAHSVIEGAVVGANAQIGPFARLRPGTELSANTKVGNFVETKKAIVGEGSKINHLSYVGDASLGRNVNVGAGTITCNYDGVNKFRTELGDGVFVGSNTSLVAPVKVDEGATIGAGSTITRDVAENDLAVARGKQRNISGWERPKKA from the coding sequence ATGAATCCGTTACACGTTGTTATTCTGGCCGCCGGTCAGGGTTCAAGGATGAAATCCGCACTGCCGAAGGTGTTACACCCGGTAGCCGGCAAAGCCATGCTGCACCACGTGGTTGAAACCGCAAAGCAGCTGGGCGCAGAAAAAATACACACGGTGATCGGTCATGGTGCAGATCAGGTGCGGGCATCCCTGCAGGACGACAGCGTTAACTGGGTTCTGCAAACCGAGCAATTGGGTACGGGCCATGCCGTGGCCCAAGCGTTGCCGGATTTGCCAGACGACGCACGCGTATTGGTTCTGTACGGCGACGTGCCGTTAACCAGCAAAGACACCTTGCAAGGCATGGTTCAAGAGCTCAACGAAGAGCGCCTGGCATTGCTCACGGTCGATCTGGACAACCCGCAGGGTTACGGTCGGATTGTGCGCAGTGCGGAAGGACAGGTGCAGGCCATCGTTGAGCAGAAAGATGCCACCGCTGAGCAACAGGCGATCAAAGAAGTAAACACCGGCATCTTGGCGGTTTCCGCCAAGCACTTGAAGAGTTGGTTACCCACGCTCTCGAACAGTAATGCCCAGGGCGAATACTACCTGACAGACATCATTGCCATGTCGGTTGAACACGGTTTGTCGGTGGCGGTATCCCAGCCAAAGACGGCGTTTGAAGTGCAGGGCGTGAACAACCGCCTGCAACTGGCGGAGCTAGAGCGTTGGTATCAATTCCAGCAAGCGGAACGATTGATGACCAACGGTGCCACTCTGGCGGATCCCTCTCGCGTCGACGTTCGGGGCGAACTGACCATTGGCAACGACCTTTGGATCGACGTCAATGTGGTGTTTGAAGGCAAGGTCAGCCTTGGCAGCAACGTCAGCATTGGCCCGGGTTGTGTTATTAAAGATGCGACGATTGCAGACGGCGCCGAGATTAAGGCCCACAGCGTGATTGAAGGCGCGGTGGTCGGAGCGAATGCTCAAATCGGCCCCTTTGCGCGATTGCGCCCCGGGACCGAGTTGTCGGCCAATACCAAGGTGGGCAACTTCGTGGAAACTAAGAAAGCCATTGTGGGTGAGGGCAGCAAGATCAACCACCTCAGTTACGTAGGCGATGCCTCTCTTGGCCGTAATGTGAATGTGGGTGCAGGTACGATCACCTGCAATTATGATGGCGTTAACAAGTTCCGCACCGAATTGGGTGACGGCGTCTTTGTCGGCTCCAACACCTCTTTGGTGGCCCCGGTGAAAGTTGATGAAGGGGCGACCATTGGTGCGGGCTCTACCATTACCCGAGACGTCGCCGAAAACGACTTGGCCGTGGCTCGTGGCAAACAACGAAATATTTCAGGCTGGGAACGGCCGAAAAAAGCGTAA
- a CDS encoding GTP-binding protein, giving the protein MANTPARIPTHLVLGFLGAGKTTAILNLMKQKPAGECWAVLVNEFGEVGIDGAMLSNQGVAVKEVPGGCMCCVSGLPMQIGLNSLISFARPDRLFIEPTGLGHPAQVIETLTGEFYRDVLHLSTSVCLVDPRRLEDERVLASRQFHDQVAVAELLVASKADLCTPEQLARFDVWASDWQPAKRRIEQISGGQLPLEWLAGDSDQLPPQFPEAHHHHHNKTLEEKPSLAEEPWQSYFNKGDGYTSMGWRIHKNTVFDPIALQSLASNEDFERFKGVVHTTDGWWMLNAVQGTLTLLETEPAEESRLEIISRTLQPDDLDHQLRAACFIS; this is encoded by the coding sequence ATGGCAAACACCCCGGCACGCATACCCACGCACCTGGTACTTGGCTTTCTAGGCGCAGGCAAGACCACGGCAATTCTTAATCTGATGAAGCAAAAGCCAGCAGGCGAGTGCTGGGCGGTGTTGGTCAACGAGTTTGGGGAAGTGGGCATTGATGGCGCCATGCTGTCGAATCAGGGCGTGGCGGTGAAAGAAGTGCCAGGCGGCTGCATGTGCTGCGTCTCCGGGCTGCCTATGCAGATTGGTCTCAACAGTTTGATCAGTTTTGCGCGCCCTGACCGGCTGTTCATCGAACCCACGGGGTTGGGGCACCCGGCCCAAGTGATTGAAACGCTGACCGGTGAGTTCTATAGGGACGTTTTGCATCTTTCCACGTCCGTTTGCCTGGTTGATCCGCGCAGGCTTGAAGACGAGCGGGTGCTTGCCAGCCGGCAGTTTCATGATCAGGTAGCCGTAGCGGAGTTGTTGGTGGCGAGCAAAGCCGATCTGTGCACACCCGAACAGCTAGCCCGGTTTGATGTTTGGGCGAGTGACTGGCAACCGGCAAAGCGGCGCATTGAGCAAATCAGTGGAGGGCAGCTCCCTCTAGAATGGTTGGCAGGGGATTCTGACCAACTTCCGCCTCAGTTTCCTGAAGCTCACCACCATCACCACAACAAAACTCTGGAGGAAAAACCCTCACTGGCGGAAGAGCCCTGGCAGTCGTATTTTAACAAGGGCGATGGCTATACCAGCATGGGCTGGCGCATCCACAAAAACACCGTGTTTGATCCGATCGCTCTGCAAAGTCTGGCCAGTAACGAGGACTTTGAACGCTTTAAAGGGGTGGTGCACACAACCGATGGCTGGTGGATGTTAAACGCCGTGCAAGGCACACTAACGCTCCTGGAAACGGAGCCCGCCGAGGAATCACGGCTGGAAATTATTAGCCGAACGCTGCAACCCGATGATCTGGATCATCAGCTTCGCGCAGCTTGCTTTATTTCTTAA
- the atpD gene encoding F0F1 ATP synthase subunit beta: MSSGHIVQIIGAVIDVEFPRDSVPSVYDALLLEGGETTLEVQQQLGDGIVRTIAMGSTEGLKRGLKAENTGKPISVPVGTQTLGRIMDVLGRPIDEQGPIGEEERWGIHRKAPGYADQSASADLLETGIKVIDLICPFAKGGKVGLFGGAGVGKTVNMMELINNIAKEHSGLSVFAGVGERTREGNDFYYEMKDSNVLDKVAMVYGQMNEPPGNRLRVALTGLTMAEKFRDEGRDVLLFVDNIYRYTLAGTEVSALLGRMPSAVGYQPTLAQEMGELQERITSTKDGSITSIQAVYVPADDLTDPSPATTFSHLDATVVLSRDIASKGIYPAIDPLDSTSRQLDPLVIGEQHYNVARGVQNVLQRYKELKDIIAILGMDELSEDDKLIVSRARKIERFLSQPFHVAEVFTGSPGKYVSLKETIASFEGILNGDYDDMPEQAFYMCGGIEEAIEKAKAMKEKEGK, encoded by the coding sequence ATGAGTAGCGGACACATCGTTCAGATCATTGGCGCGGTTATCGACGTGGAATTTCCACGTGACTCCGTGCCAAGCGTTTACGACGCACTGCTGCTTGAAGGTGGCGAAACAACTCTGGAAGTCCAGCAGCAGCTGGGTGACGGCATTGTACGTACCATCGCCATGGGCAGCACCGAAGGCCTCAAGCGTGGCCTGAAAGCAGAAAACACCGGCAAGCCGATTTCTGTACCTGTAGGTACACAAACTCTGGGCCGGATTATGGATGTTCTGGGTCGTCCTATCGACGAACAGGGTCCGATCGGTGAAGAAGAGCGTTGGGGCATTCACCGTAAAGCACCGGGTTACGCTGACCAGTCAGCCTCTGCCGACCTGCTGGAAACCGGCATCAAGGTTATTGACCTGATCTGCCCGTTCGCCAAGGGTGGTAAAGTTGGTCTGTTCGGTGGTGCCGGTGTTGGTAAGACCGTTAACATGATGGAACTGATCAACAACATCGCGAAAGAGCACTCCGGTCTCTCTGTATTCGCCGGTGTTGGTGAGCGGACTCGTGAAGGTAACGACTTCTACTACGAAATGAAGGACTCTAACGTTCTTGATAAAGTAGCGATGGTCTACGGCCAGATGAACGAGCCCCCAGGAAACCGTCTGCGTGTAGCACTGACCGGCCTGACCATGGCTGAGAAGTTCCGTGACGAAGGTCGTGACGTACTGTTGTTCGTAGACAACATCTACCGTTACACCCTGGCCGGTACCGAGGTATCTGCACTGCTGGGCCGTATGCCTTCAGCGGTAGGTTACCAGCCGACTCTGGCTCAGGAGATGGGTGAGCTTCAGGAGCGTATTACCTCCACTAAAGACGGCTCTATCACGTCTATCCAGGCGGTATACGTACCTGCGGATGACTTGACTGACCCATCCCCGGCCACCACCTTCTCGCACCTTGACGCGACTGTAGTACTGAGCCGTGACATCGCTTCCAAGGGTATCTACCCGGCGATCGACCCGCTTGACTCTACTTCCCGTCAGCTGGATCCGCTGGTGATTGGTGAGCAGCACTACAACGTTGCTCGTGGTGTTCAGAACGTTCTTCAGCGTTACAAAGAACTGAAAGACATCATCGCCATCCTGGGTATGGACGAGCTGTCAGAAGACGACAAGCTGATCGTATCCCGTGCACGTAAGATTGAGCGTTTCCTGTCTCAGCCTTTCCACGTTGCTGAAGTATTCACCGGTTCTCCCGGTAAGTACGTGTCTCTGAAAGAGACCATCGCCAGCTTCGAAGGAATTCTTAACGGCGACTACGATGACATGCCAGAGCAGGCGTTCTACATGTGCGGCGGCATCGAAGAAGCAATTGAGAAAGCTAAGGCAATGAAGGAGAAGGAAGGTAAATAA
- the atpG gene encoding F0F1 ATP synthase subunit gamma — protein sequence MAVGKEIRNQIGSIKSTQKITSAMEMVAASKMRKAQERMQATRPYAEKMRQVIGHIAKSNKDYRHPFMQEREVKRVGYIVVSSDRGLCGGLNTNAFKLLVREMREWKEKGIETDICAIGQKAASFFRSYGGNVVAALTHMGDSPSAEQLIGSVKVMLNAFEEGKIDRLFLISNEFVNTMTQSPKSEQLLPLPEGSDDDIGRQWDYIYEPDSRPILDGLMPRYIESQVYQGVVENLACEQAARMIAMKSATDNAGGIIDELQLAYNKARQAAITQEISEIVSGAASV from the coding sequence ATGGCCGTCGGAAAAGAAATACGTAACCAGATCGGAAGCATCAAGAGCACGCAGAAGATCACTTCCGCCATGGAAATGGTGGCGGCAAGTAAGATGCGTAAAGCTCAGGAACGCATGCAGGCGACTCGCCCGTATGCCGAAAAGATGCGTCAGGTAATCGGACATATTGCCAAGTCCAACAAAGATTACCGTCATCCGTTCATGCAGGAGCGCGAGGTCAAGCGGGTAGGCTACATTGTAGTTTCCTCAGACCGCGGTCTGTGTGGTGGTTTGAACACGAACGCGTTCAAACTGCTCGTGCGCGAAATGCGTGAATGGAAAGAAAAAGGTATTGAGACCGATATCTGTGCCATCGGCCAGAAAGCCGCCTCCTTTTTCCGCAGCTACGGCGGAAATGTGGTGGCAGCCCTGACCCACATGGGCGACAGCCCAAGTGCGGAACAGCTGATTGGCAGCGTTAAGGTGATGCTGAATGCGTTCGAGGAAGGCAAGATTGATCGCCTGTTCCTGATCAGCAACGAGTTTGTAAACACCATGACGCAAAGCCCGAAGTCAGAGCAGCTCTTGCCTCTGCCGGAAGGTTCAGATGACGACATCGGTCGCCAGTGGGATTACATCTACGAGCCGGACTCACGTCCGATTCTTGACGGGTTGATGCCACGTTATATCGAATCCCAGGTGTATCAGGGTGTGGTAGAAAATCTGGCCTGTGAGCAGGCCGCCCGGATGATCGCTATGAAGAGCGCAACTGACAACGCTGGTGGCATCATTGATGAGCTCCAGCTGGCTTATAACAAGGCCCGTCAGGCAGCGATCACACAAGAGATTTCGGAGATCGTGAGCGGCGCAGCATCTGTTTGA